The following proteins come from a genomic window of Syntrophorhabdaceae bacterium:
- a CDS encoding fumarate hydratase, with translation MREIHVDEIKAAIESLFVDANRHLSEEMKIALTRAIEEEESPAGKEVLRELIKNADIAGEESIPVCQDTGLGVTFLEIGQEVHFYGGSLEDAVTDGVRRAYREGFLRKSCCDPFSRKNTGDNTPAILHMKIVPGDRVKVSVLPKGGGSENYSEVRMLVPSEGREGIKSFVLEMVRKGGANPCPPITVGVGIGGNFETSALLSKEALMEPYGTRNEDGQVAALETDLLNEINKTGIGPQGYGGRITALDVHIRVMPCHIASLPVAVNIQCHAHRLKRMII, from the coding sequence ATGAGAGAAATCCATGTGGATGAGATCAAGGCTGCGATCGAAAGCCTTTTTGTAGATGCTAACCGACACCTGTCGGAGGAGATGAAGATCGCCCTCACCCGTGCGATAGAGGAGGAGGAATCTCCCGCAGGGAAAGAAGTGTTGAGAGAACTGATAAAGAACGCCGACATCGCCGGGGAAGAGTCCATACCTGTGTGCCAGGACACCGGGCTGGGCGTCACCTTTCTCGAGATCGGACAGGAGGTTCACTTTTATGGAGGTTCTCTCGAAGACGCAGTTACCGACGGGGTAAGGCGTGCCTACAGAGAAGGCTTCTTGAGAAAATCCTGCTGTGATCCTTTTTCGAGAAAAAATACGGGCGATAATACGCCGGCCATTCTCCATATGAAAATTGTGCCGGGGGACCGGGTGAAGGTGAGCGTACTCCCCAAGGGAGGGGGAAGCGAGAACTACAGTGAAGTCCGGATGCTTGTGCCCTCGGAAGGCAGAGAAGGCATCAAATCCTTCGTGCTCGAGATGGTGAGGAAAGGCGGCGCCAATCCATGTCCGCCGATAACGGTAGGTGTGGGGATAGGCGGAAATTTCGAGACCAGTGCGCTTCTCTCGAAGGAAGCGCTCATGGAACCCTATGGCACAAGAAATGAAGATGGCCAGGTGGCCGCACTCGAAACAGATCTTTTAAACGAAATAAACAAGACGGGAATCGGACCGCAAGGGTATGGAGGGAGAATAACTGCTCTCGACGTCCATATTAGAGTCATGCCCTGCCATATCGCGTCCCTTCCTGTAGCGGTAAATATCCAGTGCCACGCTCACAGGCTGAAAAGGATGATTATATAA
- a CDS encoding Fe-S-containing hydro-lyase, translating to MEIRRIQTPLDNRVVEMLNAGDKILLSGFIYTARDAAHKRFVESLEAGDNLPFSIKGEIIYYCGPSPASPGKIIGACGPTTSSRMDAYTPALLSLGLRGMIGKGKRSAAVREAMQQYRAVYLGATGGAGALLSKCVTSFETIAYEDLGPEAVVRLGVKDMPLFVINDIYGNDLYEAGITQYRK from the coding sequence GTGGAGATAAGGCGGATTCAGACCCCTTTGGATAACAGGGTGGTAGAAATGCTCAATGCGGGGGATAAAATCCTCCTCAGCGGTTTCATCTATACCGCAAGAGACGCCGCCCATAAGCGCTTCGTGGAAAGCCTCGAGGCGGGAGATAATCTCCCCTTTTCTATTAAAGGGGAGATTATCTATTACTGTGGTCCTTCGCCGGCTTCTCCCGGAAAAATCATCGGCGCATGCGGCCCGACCACGAGCTCCCGAATGGATGCATACACTCCGGCCCTCCTTTCCCTGGGCCTCAGGGGAATGATCGGGAAGGGAAAACGGTCGGCCGCAGTAAGAGAAGCAATGCAGCAGTATAGGGCAGTATATCTCGGCGCCACCGGAGGGGCCGGGGCGCTCCTCTCGAAATGCGTAACCTCTTTCGAAACAATAGCATATGAAGATCTGGGACCCGAGGCAGTGGTGCGACTGGGTGTAAAGGATATGCCTTTGTTTGTGATCAACGACATTTACGGGAATGATTTGTATGAGGCGGGCATTACGCAGTATCGAAAGTAA
- a CDS encoding inositol-3-phosphate synthase → MGEIRVGIVGVGNCASSLVQGLSYYSRKIGPPIGLMHEEICGYEPKDITVAAAFDIDRRKVGKPLREAIFSAPNCTKTIDPNLLLPDVTVSMGTLLDGVSPHMKEYAESRTFLPSDEASADVVATLRQSGVEILINYLPVGSEEAARFYARACLEAGVSLINCIPVFIASDPHWANMFMERGIPLIGDDVKSQIGATIIHRTLAKLFNDRGVKIDRTYQLNTGGNTDFLNMLNRERLASKKISKTEAVQSALDIPMLPDNIHIGPSDYVPWQQDNKVCFMRIEGRIFGDIPINLEMRLSVEDSPNSAGCIIDAIRCCKIARDRGIGGVLQSISAYTMKHPMRQYPDDIAREMVEEFIRGERER, encoded by the coding sequence ATGGGAGAGATTCGCGTCGGAATCGTCGGTGTAGGCAATTGCGCCAGTTCCCTGGTCCAGGGCCTTAGTTACTATTCAAGGAAGATCGGTCCTCCCATAGGTCTCATGCATGAAGAGATCTGCGGGTATGAACCCAAGGACATCACGGTTGCGGCCGCTTTTGACATCGATCGCCGAAAGGTAGGCAAACCGCTTCGGGAGGCTATATTCTCTGCCCCCAACTGCACCAAAACTATTGATCCGAACCTTCTCCTTCCGGATGTGACGGTCTCGATGGGGACTTTGCTCGACGGTGTCTCTCCTCATATGAAAGAGTACGCTGAAAGCAGGACCTTCCTTCCTTCGGACGAGGCGTCCGCGGATGTGGTTGCCACCCTCAGGCAGAGCGGGGTCGAGATACTGATCAATTACCTTCCCGTGGGGTCGGAGGAGGCTGCCAGATTCTACGCCCGTGCCTGTCTCGAGGCGGGGGTAAGCCTTATCAACTGCATCCCCGTATTCATCGCCTCCGATCCCCATTGGGCGAACATGTTCATGGAGAGAGGGATCCCTCTCATCGGCGACGACGTAAAGTCCCAGATAGGCGCGACTATCATCCACAGGACCCTTGCAAAATTATTTAACGACCGGGGAGTAAAAATCGACCGGACATACCAGCTGAACACAGGAGGAAATACCGATTTCCTCAATATGTTGAACAGGGAGCGGCTTGCGTCAAAGAAGATTTCAAAGACCGAGGCCGTACAGTCCGCCCTCGATATACCCATGCTTCCCGATAACATTCATATCGGTCCGTCCGATTATGTGCCATGGCAACAGGATAATAAGGTCTGCTTTATGAGGATCGAAGGGAGAATTTTCGGCGATATCCCGATAAATCTCGAAATGAGGCTATCCGTGGAGGATTCGCCTAACAGCGCGGGCTGCATCATCGATGCGATCAGATGCTGTAAGATCGCAAGAGACCGGGGAATAGGGGGCGTGCTTCAATCCATCTCCGCCTATACCATGAAACACCCCATGAGACAATATCCAGATGATATTGCACGCGAAATGGTGGAGGAGTTCATAAGAGGGGAGAGAGAAAGATAG
- a CDS encoding CDP-alcohol phosphatidyltransferase family protein produces MISSKIGHSLDPFILKVYRVLPMGKTISPNALTLLGAVVAFAAALVILFGRPVLGAFVLAFSGLLDLMDGALARSTDRITPFGGFLDSVLDRYSDLLIMGAILIRFAAEGNMFDVIATCIAAIGVALIPYVKARADAAGLPSNTGLLERPERIIILLCGLCFGLLHYAILVLAVLTHVTVLQRIIHAKSPSLG; encoded by the coding sequence GTGATCAGCTCAAAAATAGGCCACTCCCTGGACCCGTTCATTTTGAAGGTATATCGCGTCCTTCCCATGGGAAAGACCATAAGCCCTAATGCTCTTACCCTCCTGGGCGCAGTCGTCGCTTTTGCCGCGGCCCTGGTCATATTATTCGGCCGTCCGGTCCTCGGAGCTTTCGTGCTGGCCTTTTCAGGCTTACTCGATCTCATGGATGGAGCTCTGGCGAGAAGCACGGACCGCATCACCCCTTTCGGCGGCTTTCTCGATTCAGTATTGGACCGGTATTCAGACCTCCTGATCATGGGCGCCATACTTATCCGTTTCGCGGCAGAGGGGAACATGTTCGATGTAATCGCCACGTGTATCGCGGCCATAGGAGTAGCCCTTATCCCTTATGTAAAGGCTCGGGCGGACGCAGCGGGACTTCCCTCGAACACAGGACTTCTCGAAAGACCTGAAAGAATTATTATTCTATTGTGCGGCTTGTGTTTCGGACTTCTTCATTACGCGATCCTGGTCCTTGCAGTCCTGACTCATGTCACGGTACTGCAAAGGATCATCCACGCAAAAAGTCCGTCACTGGGTTGA
- the ispG gene encoding flavodoxin-dependent (E)-4-hydroxy-3-methylbut-2-enyl-diphosphate synthase produces the protein MIKRKKTKTIKVGNVAVGGNNPIVVQSMLKTDPENYQETLHQARELKKAGCEIVRIALPEVETCRILPFLRQEADVPIIGDIHFNHKIALKAMETGIDGIRINPGTINNVRKVKEIAALAKETATPVRIGINIGSMEKRLIRGNQGRPDAKAMVESALYYTKLFEDAGWTELKVSLKASNIFDSIEAYKRFSKVSDYPLHVGITEAGPVFSGVIKSAIGIGILLNEGIGDTIRVSLTGNPSYEVIAGYHILRDMGLRKTGINIISCPTCGRCKTNLPEIVEEFEKEVAHIGIYLDVALMGCEVNGPGEAKEADLGVAFGKTKAVLFAKGKIVKTGIPKEMAKDVLKEEIFNLARV, from the coding sequence ATGATAAAACGAAAAAAAACCAAAACGATAAAGGTTGGAAATGTGGCGGTAGGGGGCAATAACCCCATCGTCGTCCAGTCCATGCTTAAGACCGATCCCGAGAATTATCAGGAGACCCTCCATCAGGCGAGGGAATTGAAGAAGGCCGGCTGTGAGATCGTGAGAATTGCCCTGCCGGAGGTGGAGACGTGCAGGATTCTTCCTTTTTTAAGACAGGAAGCAGATGTCCCGATTATCGGAGATATCCATTTTAATCATAAAATAGCCCTGAAGGCGATGGAGACCGGTATTGACGGAATAAGGATAAATCCGGGCACCATCAATAACGTGAGAAAAGTAAAAGAGATTGCGGCACTCGCCAAAGAAACGGCAACACCGGTGCGAATCGGTATCAACATAGGCTCAATGGAGAAAAGACTCATCCGGGGCAACCAGGGGCGCCCGGACGCGAAGGCCATGGTTGAGAGCGCCCTCTATTACACAAAGCTCTTCGAAGACGCGGGTTGGACCGAGTTGAAGGTCTCCCTCAAGGCTTCCAATATCTTTGACAGTATCGAGGCATATAAAAGATTTTCAAAAGTGTCCGATTATCCCCTTCATGTAGGGATTACCGAGGCGGGACCCGTTTTTTCAGGCGTCATTAAATCGGCCATCGGCATAGGGATATTACTTAACGAGGGCATCGGAGATACCATACGGGTATCGTTGACCGGAAATCCCTCATATGAAGTGATTGCCGGATACCATATCCTTCGGGACATGGGGCTGCGAAAGACGGGAATCAATATCATATCCTGCCCCACCTGCGGCCGGTGCAAGACAAACCTTCCGGAGATCGTGGAGGAATTCGAAAAGGAAGTCGCCCATATCGGCATCTACCTCGATGTAGCCCTTATGGGGTGCGAGGTGAATGGACCGGGTGAAGCGAAAGAGGCCGATTTGGGTGTGGCCTTCGGAAAGACTAAAGCCGTCCTTTTTGCAAAGGGAAAGATCGTGAAAACGGGCATACCGAAAGAGATGGCCAAGGACGTCCTCAAAGAAGAGATCTTCAATCTCGCGCGCGTCTGA
- a CDS encoding transglutaminaseTgpA domain-containing protein encodes MAPSDYWQIVRNSLFIPVLAIPVAALLFFVLPRTSYPLFNLLSQKEKAHTGFSDHVQLGAVSSIQEDSAVAFRVTMRPVGQHNLYWRGIVFDQFDGRGWSSSGRPVPLPSGAPEGESVIQTIYLEPRETRYLIALDKPDFVAMKNASQVDDGSFVSPAILSGRTRYMARSTLSEWFPERGTDMSRYLQVPDNMPGPLLRLAKRLGDGKTDMERIRSVYRYLNDGTFRYSLENLPVTAEPVSTFLFQTKYGNCEYFASSYAIILRLLDIPSRIVGGYKGGQYNSMGGYYLVPEKNAHVWVEAHLKGKGWLRIDPTPAGIGQFPSSEKEHLFMRAGLFFDTLNYYWYAFVINYNLEKQLSLARAMRGAFRISRTTGAPVIEWKKWAEYTGFILFGCTACVFLRNVRLRRRSREEKLLIAFVRKMERSGYHKKESQGLEEFISTIGDRRIGQLASEFVKEFQAFYFRDLPVSPKEAKHLKRRIKSI; translated from the coding sequence ATTGCCCCGTCGGATTATTGGCAGATAGTAAGAAACTCCCTCTTTATTCCTGTCCTGGCAATTCCCGTGGCCGCCCTCCTCTTTTTCGTGCTTCCCCGCACCAGTTACCCCCTTTTCAATCTCCTCAGCCAAAAGGAAAAGGCTCATACGGGCTTTTCCGATCATGTGCAGCTTGGTGCGGTCTCCTCCATCCAGGAAGACTCGGCTGTGGCATTCAGAGTTACCATGCGCCCCGTCGGACAACACAATCTTTACTGGAGAGGCATAGTCTTCGACCAATTCGATGGAAGGGGATGGAGTAGCTCCGGACGTCCCGTCCCCCTGCCTTCCGGCGCGCCGGAAGGGGAATCCGTGATCCAGACTATTTACCTGGAGCCCAGGGAGACAAGATATCTCATCGCCCTGGACAAGCCGGACTTTGTGGCGATGAAGAACGCGAGCCAGGTGGATGACGGCTCCTTTGTCTCTCCCGCCATCCTCTCCGGAAGAACCAGGTATATGGCGCGCTCGACCTTGTCGGAATGGTTTCCTGAGCGAGGGACGGATATGAGCAGATACCTTCAGGTGCCGGATAATATGCCAGGCCCTCTTCTTCGGCTCGCAAAGAGGCTGGGGGACGGGAAGACTGATATGGAGCGGATCCGGTCGGTCTATCGATACCTGAATGACGGGACCTTCCGCTATTCCCTCGAAAATCTGCCGGTTACTGCAGAGCCTGTTTCGACTTTTCTCTTTCAGACAAAATATGGCAACTGCGAATATTTTGCGTCTTCCTATGCAATTATATTAAGGCTTCTCGATATCCCTTCCCGAATAGTGGGTGGATATAAGGGCGGCCAATATAATAGTATGGGCGGATATTATCTGGTGCCGGAAAAGAACGCCCACGTCTGGGTTGAGGCCCACCTGAAGGGAAAAGGATGGCTTCGCATAGATCCCACGCCGGCCGGGATTGGACAGTTTCCTTCCTCCGAAAAGGAACATCTGTTCATGAGGGCAGGTCTTTTTTTCGACACCTTGAACTATTACTGGTATGCCTTTGTCATAAACTATAATCTCGAAAAGCAGCTTTCCCTTGCCAGGGCCATGAGAGGCGCCTTCAGGATATCCCGTACTACCGGAGCCCCTGTAATTGAATGGAAGAAATGGGCCGAATATACGGGTTTCATCTTATTTGGATGTACGGCTTGCGTCTTCCTCCGGAACGTGCGCCTGAGACGAAGGTCCCGGGAGGAGAAGCTTCTCATTGCCTTCGTAAGAAAAATGGAGAGATCGGGGTACCATAAGAAAGAATCTCAGGGGCTGGAAGAGTTCATTTCCACTATCGGAGACCGAAGGATCGGGCAGCTCGCTTCGGAATTCGTAAAGGAATTCCAAGCCTTCTATTTTCGCGATCTCCCTGTCTCGCCGAAAGAGGCAAAACATCTGAAGCGGAGAATCAAATCCATATAA
- a CDS encoding transglutaminaseTgpA domain-containing protein, whose product MIGERAVCRVPGAPIGIAAGTNCFTYLIGILAYSSVMREVELLFACTCAGLLVLSAYRAFSRKPGLSRWILNILSFCVILFAVYRFNVDDLVVQMVEALMALLCIKFLEERKVRDYMQIYVISLLMVAGSGLLSPGILFLVNFSLLVLLLTTASVFLSYYAHDPTLELPRRIIGR is encoded by the coding sequence ATGATAGGTGAACGGGCCGTATGCCGGGTCCCGGGGGCGCCGATAGGAATCGCGGCCGGGACGAATTGTTTCACCTATCTCATCGGCATACTTGCCTATTCCTCGGTAATGAGAGAAGTGGAGCTTCTCTTTGCCTGCACGTGTGCCGGTCTTTTGGTGTTATCCGCCTATAGGGCCTTCTCCAGGAAGCCCGGCCTGAGCCGATGGATCCTCAACATACTCTCCTTTTGTGTGATTCTCTTCGCCGTTTACAGGTTCAATGTGGATGATCTGGTCGTCCAGATGGTGGAAGCCCTCATGGCGCTGCTTTGCATTAAATTCCTCGAGGAGAGGAAGGTAAGGGATTATATGCAGATATATGTGATCTCCCTTCTGATGGTAGCCGGCTCCGGTTTGCTCTCCCCGGGCATCCTCTTTCTCGTGAATTTTTCTCTCCTGGTCCTTCTCCTCACTACGGCGTCCGTCTTTCTCTCTTATTATGCCCACGACCCCACCCTGGAATTGCCCCGTCGGATTATTGGCAGATAG
- a CDS encoding DUF58 domain-containing protein has product MSISFEERGNHLIGNVYASSIFPFNFFTRFTRAFPEAKLLVFPRLKKGAFAAGSKGARNVKGETPSLKTGYESEMVAIRDYVTGDPLKYINWKATAKTGILKTREFSAPLSIPLIIDFDVVEVEEVEEKISRVSYLLSHLFRQGVPVGLKIKGKLFEPSLSSSRRIDMLRELALYPGGVPSPRSLHDR; this is encoded by the coding sequence ATGAGTATCTCTTTCGAGGAAAGGGGAAACCATCTCATCGGCAACGTATATGCCTCTTCCATATTTCCTTTCAATTTCTTTACGCGGTTCACAAGGGCTTTTCCGGAGGCGAAGCTGCTCGTTTTTCCAAGGCTTAAAAAGGGGGCCTTTGCCGCCGGAAGTAAAGGAGCGAGAAATGTGAAGGGAGAAACCCCTTCCCTTAAAACCGGTTACGAGTCCGAAATGGTCGCAATAAGGGATTATGTGACGGGAGATCCCCTTAAATACATTAACTGGAAAGCCACGGCCAAGACGGGAATTCTCAAGACCCGGGAGTTTTCCGCCCCTTTATCGATCCCGCTCATTATCGATTTTGATGTCGTGGAGGTTGAAGAGGTGGAAGAAAAGATTTCGCGCGTATCCTACCTCCTCTCACACCTATTCAGACAAGGGGTTCCCGTAGGGCTCAAGATAAAAGGTAAATTGTTCGAACCTTCCCTCTCCTCCTCCCGCAGAATCGACATGCTAAGGGAGCTTGCCCTCTACCCGGGCGGGGTCCCCTCTCCTCGGAGTCTCCATGATAGGTGA
- a CDS encoding MoxR family ATPase yields the protein MKTKSSKIEHIISGLSRFLQGKEKALRLALVCFFSKGHLLIEDLPGLGKTTLAIGIARSLGLSFGRIQCTSDLLPTDITGLSIYNKNKSEFEFHAGPVFNNIVLCDEINRATPKTQSALLEAMGEKQVTIEGRTYRLPEIFFVVATQNPKEQYGAFPLPESQLDRFTMKINIGYPPKEAEKEILRIGSTREEIYSIEPAMEREEVADLQDKITKVVYVSEKILDYTVAIIEATRRSEYLRAGLSTRGALSMITTAKTNAYFKGRDFVISEDVKELAGYTIPHRVLFGDEYESVDKREIITSIIEQIPTPA from the coding sequence ATGAAAACAAAGAGCAGTAAAATTGAGCATATAATTTCAGGTCTTTCACGGTTCCTTCAGGGGAAGGAGAAGGCGCTCCGCCTTGCCCTCGTCTGTTTCTTTTCCAAAGGTCACCTCCTTATCGAGGACTTACCCGGACTCGGAAAGACTACTCTTGCCATTGGAATTGCAAGGTCCCTCGGCCTCAGCTTCGGAAGGATCCAGTGCACGAGCGACCTCTTGCCCACCGATATAACGGGATTGTCCATATATAATAAGAATAAAAGTGAATTTGAATTCCATGCAGGGCCGGTATTCAATAATATCGTGCTCTGCGACGAGATAAACCGGGCTACGCCAAAGACGCAGAGCGCCCTCCTCGAGGCTATGGGAGAAAAGCAGGTTACCATAGAGGGGAGGACCTACAGACTCCCGGAAATCTTCTTTGTGGTCGCCACTCAAAATCCCAAGGAGCAGTACGGCGCTTTTCCTCTGCCCGAATCCCAGCTCGACCGCTTCACTATGAAAATTAATATAGGATATCCGCCAAAAGAGGCGGAGAAGGAAATACTGAGAATAGGCAGCACCAGAGAGGAGATTTATTCCATCGAACCTGCAATGGAGCGGGAGGAGGTCGCGGACCTCCAGGATAAGATCACAAAGGTAGTGTATGTATCCGAGAAGATACTCGATTATACGGTCGCCATAATAGAGGCGACGAGAAGGAGCGAATACCTGAGGGCAGGCCTTTCGACCCGTGGCGCCCTCAGCATGATCACTACCGCAAAAACGAACGCCTATTTCAAAGGGAGAGATTTCGTCATATCCGAGGACGTCAAAGAATTGGCCGGGTATACCATACCTCACCGGGTCTTGTTCGGCGATGAATACGAAAGTGTTGATAAAAGGGAGATTATTACATCCATAATAGAGCAGATACCCACCCCGGCCTGA